Proteins from one Ipomoea triloba cultivar NCNSP0323 chromosome 1, ASM357664v1 genomic window:
- the LOC116020030 gene encoding uncharacterized protein LOC116020030, translating to MLHVLHEGPWSFENASLVCRQVCAGLLPGSIVLDSLDMWVQLHDVPMGYTSGVILEQIDNYLGSFIQLDDRFCLKAREAAVPVELYPYDASLRAGGSRGPCPVGDRWLLPAEGPTQQEFTPEVEPVCARETEPIVVAVSKRWREGSSGGGRRVGGGNGDVTMADVPKNLQQAVREVIDLVSSKKPDFVFLMETKVRRAHAKRLRIKLGFEGLFYVEGVGLSGGLVLFWKKNNTARLISFSKNHVDVEVSLAGFGVWRMTGFYGFPERNRRSESWDLLRSLATRSTLPWVVLGDFNDLLFQHEKRGGNPHPEALLRGFGEAIDDCQLSQLPMHGYRFTWERGKGTANWMEERLDKVLAGADWCDCLPHARVTNLLTRSSDHSALFLNVQADQVRHRSFRRSFKFEMAWLQDEGCREQVEGACQEATNGGLLGCLRHFGAKLSRWGGDRFHRFGEKIKNLRKEQLLIRDSREPVSLEEFHRLELEICRLEAQEDAFWKQRAKQHWLRGADANTRFFHRYASARKKKNTLTKLRNESDEWVEGDGLNSLVLSYFKDIFASNNLDPVDSFTASVLPRVSVSQNETLLRPFEADEVKAALYSMFPDKALGPDGMNPGFFQHFWELVGADVTSFVIKCLNDCSFPSGLNDTNVVLIPKKSHPEKVSDLRPIAVCNVVYKIMAKMIANRMKPLLGDIISESQSVFIPGRLITDNILIAAEVGHFLNRKQGGVVGWGALKLDMAKAYDRMEWPYLRGMLLALGFAPEWVNLIMLCVTTVSYSFQVNEGWSLLLQKAEQQGLIHGCRVARGAPPISHLFFADDSLLFFKANVHEAGVIKQCLTEYEALSGQAVNFNKSSVCFSRNTSRDDREGVVSVLGVEQAPNFGKYLGLPAFVGRNKKAVFAYVEDKLNQRVGT from the exons ATGCTGCATGTGCTTCATGAGGGGCCATGGTCGTTCGAGAATGCTTCGCTAGTGTGTCGTCAAGTTTGTGCTGGTCTCCTGCCGGGTTCGATTGTTCTGGATTCTTTGGATATGTGGGTTCAATTGCATGATGTACCCATGGGTTACACGTCGGGTGTGATCTTGGAACAGATCGACAATTATCTTGGTTCTTTTATTCAGTTGGATGATCG GTTCTGTCTCAAGGCTAGAGAAGCAGCAGTTCCAGTTGAGCTTTACCCGTATGATGCATCGCTGCGTGCGGGAGGCAGCAGGGGGCCATGCCCGGTTGGGGATCGTTGGCTGTTACCGGCGGAGGGGCCGACTCAGCAGGAGTTTACGCCGGAGGTGGAGCCTGTTTGCGCTCGGGAGACGGAGCCGATCGTGGTTGCGGTCTCGAAGCGTTGGAGGGAGGGCTCCAGTGGCGGTGGTCGAAGGGTTGGTGGCGGTAATGGTGATGTGACTATGGCAGATGTTCCAAAAAACTTGCAGCAGGCAG TTCGGGAGGTTATAGACCTTGTGTCTAGTAAGAAGCCCGATTTTGTCTTCCTCATGGAAACCAAGGTGAGGAGGGCACATGCTAAGCGTTTACGTATAAAACTTGGTTTTGAAGGTTTATTTTACGTGGAAGGAGTTGGTTTGAGTGGTGGTTTAGTGTTGTTTTGGAAGAAGAATAATACTGCCCGGCTCATAAGCTTCTCAAAGAATCATGTTGATGTGGAGGTATCACTAGCGGGATTTGGTGTTTGGCGCATGACTGGCTTTTATGGATTTCCAGAGCGGAACAGAAGGAGTGAATCCTGGGACTTGTTACGGTCCTTAGCTACTAGGTCCACTCTCCCTTGGGTGGTGCTTGGTGATTTTAATGATCTTCTGTTTCAGCATGAGAAGCGTGGTGGTAATCCACACCCCGAGGCTCTTTTGCGAGGGTTCGGGGAGGCTATTGATGACTGTCAGTTATCTCAACTACCTATGCACGGGTATCGGTTCACCTGGGAGCGGGGGAAAGGTACTGCGAATTGGATGGAAGAGAGGCTTGATAAGGTTCTCGCAGGAGCTGACTGGTGTGACTGTCTTCCACATGCCCGTGTGACTAATCTTCTTACTAGATCGTCTGATCATTCCGCTCTGTTTCTGAATGTTCAGGCCGATCAGGTAAGGCATAGAAGTTTCAGGCGGTCTTTCAAGTTTGAGATGGCATGGCTCCAAGATGAAGGTTGTAGGGAGCAGGTGGAGGGTGCTTGTCAAGAGGCCACGAATGGTGGATTGCTAGGTTGTCTGCGCCATTTCGGTGCCAAATTGTCCAGGTGGGGAGGAGACCGCTTTCACCGTTTTGGTGAGAAGATTAAGAATCTTCGGAAGGAGCAGCTACTCATCAGGGACTCCAGGGAACCTGTTTCACTTGAGGAGTTTCATCGCCTTGAGTTGGAAATTTGTCGATTGGAGGCCCAGGAGGATGCTTTCTGGAAACAGAGAGCGAAGCAACACTGGTTGAGAGGTGCTGATGCCAATACGAGATTTTTCCACAGGTATGCTTCTGCCCGAAAAAAGAAGAATACTTTGACTAAGTTAAGAAATGAATCTGATGAATGGGTGGAGGGTGATGGGCTTAATTCTCTTGTGTTGAGTTATTTTAAAGATATCTTTGCATCTAATAACTTAGATCCTGTGGATTCGTTTACTGCTTCTGTGCTTCCACGTGTGTCTGTGAGTCAGAATGAGACCCTTTTAAGGCCTTTCGAGGCGGATGAGGTTAAAGCTGCACTTTATTCTATGTTTCCTGATAAAGCTCTAGGCCCAGACGGAATGAACCCGGGGTTTTTTCAGCATTTTTGGGAGTTAGTAGGCGCAGATGTCACATCGTTTGTGATCAAATGTCTAAACGACTGTTCTTTCCCGAGTGGTTTGAATGATACAAATGTCGTCTTGATTCCCAAGAAAAGTCACCCAGAGAAGGTGTCTGACCTCCGGCCTATTGCTGTGTGTAATGTAGTCTATAAGATTATGGCTAAGATGATTGCAAATAGGATGAAGCCTTTGTTAGGAGATATCATCTCTGAATCACAAAGTGTTTTCATTCCTGGAAGGCTCATTACGGATAATATTTTGATTGCTGCTGAGGTTGGGCATTTTTTGAATAGAAAGCAAGGTGGGGTTGTTGGCTGGGGTGCTCTCAAACTTGACATGGCCAAGGCTTATGATCGCATGGAGTGGCCCTATCTCCGGGGTATGTTGCTAGCTCTGGGGTTTGCGCCTGAGTGGGTAAACCTGATAATGTTATGTGTTACTACAGTTTCATATAGTTTTCAGGTCAATG AAGGTTGGTCGTTGTTATTACAGAAGGCTGAGCAACAAGGTTTGATTCATGGTTGCAGAGTTGCGAGAGGCGCCCCACCTATTTCGCATTTGTTCTTTGCAGATGATAGTCTTTTGTTCTTTAAGGCTAATGTGCATGAAGCAGGTGTGATTAAACAGTGTCTAACTGAATATGAGGCTTTATCAGGCCAAGCTGTCAACTTTAACAAGTCAAGTGTATGTTTTAGTAGGAACACAAGCAGAGATGATAGGGAGGGTGTTGTGTCTGTGCTGGGTGTGGAACAAGCTCCCAACTTCGGTAAATACCTTGGTTTGCCAGCATTTGTTGGGCGGAATAAGAAGGCCGTGTTTGCATATGTTGAGGATAAATTGAATCAAAGGGTGGGGACCTAg